The Patescibacteria group bacterium genomic interval TTGTGCGGGTTTTCTTTTTGGCAAAAAGCTTAAAAAATGTTAAAGTTAGCTTATTATGAACAGACAAAAAATAAGAAGAGTCCTTGATCAAACCAAGGATATTTATAATCGAATCGCGCCTGATTTTTCAGATACGAGAAGTCATTGGTGGAAGGGTTTCGGCGATTTTGCCAAATATGTCAGACCGGGCGATCGGGTTCTGGATTTAGGTTGTGGCAATGGCCGGATGGCGGAGATTTTTACTGATTCAAAAGTGAGATATTTAGGTATAGATAATAGCGAGGAGTTGATAAAAATCGCTCAGGAAAGATTCAAAGATAAGCCATGGGTGAAATTTGAGGTCGGAGATATAACGGCTTTTGTCATTCCGAGCGAAGTTGAGAAATCTTTTGGAAATGAAAGCGATTCCTCCGCTCCGCTTCGCTCCGGTCGGAATGACAAGGAAGATAAACGCTCCGGTCGGAATGACAAGGAAGATAAACGCTCTAGTGGCAATGACAATACGAAGAATGGTTTTGATTTGGTTTTATTAGTTGCTGTTTTGCATCATTTGCCGACCAAAAAGCTACGGCTTAAAGTTTTAGAAAATATCCACCAGGCGTTAAAACCGGGCGGCAGATTGGTGATGGTCAATTGGAATTTGTGGCAGATTTTCGGCTGGAAAAAGAAATTCCGCTATTGGCCTTACCTTTTTAATTGGCCGGAAAAAATCAAGTGTGGCGTTTGGGGCGTGTCCGACGCTTTCGTACCCTGGAAGCCGGCAGGAAAAGAAACTAGGCGTTATATTCATTCTTTCACTAAGGGAGAAACGCGACGATTGCTGAGGCGAGCCGGCTTTGCTATTGAGGAATTGGAATTCAAAGCCAAAGGCGATAATAAAAAAGGCATAATGTATGGCGATAATCTTTTGTCCATTGCCGTTAAAAATGGTAAAATGTAATCATGAATATACCTGCTAAAATTTTCAAGGAGTATGATATCCGTGGCAAGTACCCGCAAGAATTAAATGAACAGACGGCATTTGTTTTGGGCTTAGCATTTGCCAAAGTAACTAAAGCCAAAAAAGCTGTAGTTGGCCGTGATGCCCGATTAGAATCAGAAAAAATTTTTTGGCCGTTACTGTCCGGTTTAAGCCAAGGAGGAGTTAAAGTGCATGATTTGGGAGTTTGCGCCACGCCTGAATTGTTTTTTGCTGTGGGTGAACATGGTTTCCCCGCCGGCGCCATGATTACCGCCAGCCACAGTCCGGCCGGAGAAACCGGAGTGAAGTTTTGCGACGGTCGGGGTCGGGTTTTTGGGCTAAAGACTGGACTGAAGAAAATAGAGGCTTTGACGGAAAAAGTCCAACCGCAGAAGGTTAATAAACCGCAAGCTTCCTTTGCCTCCGTAACTAAAGAATACCGGGATTTTGTTTTGTCTCTGATTAATCCTCAGGAGTTAAGAGGTCTGAAGGTAATTCTGGATGCTTCCGGCGGTTCGGGGGCGCGTTTGGCTGAAACGGTTTTTTCTTTTTTGCCGGTAAAAACGACGCGGATGAATTTTTTCTCCGGCGATCCCTACCCTGATCATGGACTTAACCCCTTACTTAAAGAGAATCAGTCATCCATTATTAAAGAAATCAAGGCTGAGAAAGCCGATTTGGGGGTGATTTTTGACGGTGACGCGGATCGGGCGATATTTATTGATGAGCGGGGAAAGTTTGTTGAACCATATTATTTGAATTGCTTATTGGCGGAAATAATCTTGGATTACAAACCGAAAATAGAAATTATTATTGATGCCCGCCTGGGCCTGGGCCTGTCTGAATTGATTCGCGCTAAAGGCGGACGAGTTATGCTCCATCGCGCCGGTTACGCCAATATTATCAAAACCATGAATCGGAAGAAACTTCTTTTCGGTTGCGAGAATTCCGGCCATTTTATGTTTAATTATCGTCTGTTTGGCCGTAGGAAGAATTATGTCTGGGGCGATGCAATTTTGCCGGTTTTACTTATTTTGTCGTATCTTAAAGATAATAAACTGACTTTATCGCGGGCTATTAATGATTATTCTACCAAGTATGCAATTTCCGGCGAGAAGAATTATAAACTAAAGGATTTTAATCGGTTGGCTAAAAAACTTAAGCGGGAGTTCAAAGGAGCGGAATTTTCCACGTTAGACGGTTTATCGGTTAAGGATAAAGGAGATCGATGGTATTTGAACCTTCGACCGTCGCATACGGAGCCGTTGGTGCGTTTGAATGTAGAAGCTAGAAATAAAGATATTCTGGCTGAAATATTGATAAAAACAGAAAAATTAATTAAATAAGACCCATTATTTCCAGGTGTAATTTTTGATTGACAAAACACCCTAAAAGGGCTATACTTAAGATATGAATAAAGCGTACGCGTGAGCGGGCGTTTTTTCATTAAAAAGGTCGTTAAAATTAACAATTCCCTGGATTAATCAGCGGGATTAAACCCACAAATTTATGAAAATAAGCATCATTCTATTTTTTGTGGGCGCCGTGGAAATGCTTATAGTTACCCTATGGACCAAAGCGGTTACGGAAACCAAAATTTGGTCTAGCGGAGCTATTACTGTGATCAATATTTTGATCTGGTATTATGTGGTACGGACGATTGTTGATAACGTCGACAATTGGTCGCTGGCTTTGCTTTATGCCTTGGGCTGCGCCCTGGGCACCATGGTGGGTACTTATTATTACCAAGTGGCGCGCAAAAGGATTCGTAAGTTGCGTCGTCAAAAACAACAGAAAGAATTAGATCAAAAGTATGACCGACGATTGGCCTAACGGCTGTCTTACGCCGTAAAAACCGTCTTTAGCTTTATTAAGCGGGACGGTTTTTGTTTTGACAAAAATCGCAATCGTGGTAAGATTTAAATGATTAAATGAATCAAAACTATATGGCACAACAGAAATTTACCGTCGAAAAGGCCAAAGCCGTCGGCGAACAATTGGGTCTGGATTGGTCTAAATTTGATGTGGAGCAATTCCGTATGGGCATGGATGTGGAATTAGAGCATGGCACTGTTGGTCCGGCTACTAATGTCACCAACGATGATCCTCTAATGACTGGCAAAATCGCCTTGGCCCACTTGAATGAATTCGCTGATTATTACACGCGGTTAGATGAGATGGAAAAGTCTGCCGATGAATTTTGGGGAAAGGCAGAGTAGTATGATTGGAATTTTCGATTCTGGCGTTGGCGGTTTAACCGTAGTGAAAGAAATAAAAAAACAGTTGCCCGACTGCTCTTTTGTCTATTTGGGTGATAACGCTCGTACGCCTTATGGCGCAAGATCACAGGAAACTATACAGAAGTATTCCTGTGAGATTGTTGATTTCTTGATCGGTCAGGGGGTTACGGCGATTGTCGTGGCTTGTAACACGGCCTCGGCTTTTGCCGGGGAAATGTTACAACAAAAATATCAATTGCCGATTTTTGAAGTGATTACCCCGGCCGCTACGGCGGCAGTAAGATTAACTAAGGGCAGGGTCGGCGTTATCGGTACTAGAGGTACCATTAACAGCCGAGCCTATGAAAGAGCGATTAAAAGTTTTAATTCGGAAATAGAAGTGAAAAACGCGGCCTGCCCCTTGTTTGTCCCGTTAATTGAAGAAGATTGGCTGAATAAACCGGAAATAAAAACAATCGCCCGTAAGTATCTCTATCCCCTTAAATGTCAAGAGATTGATGTGTTGATTTTGGGCTGTACTCATTATCCGTTAATAAAGAAAATTATCGCCGATAAAATAGGGCGCCGAGTAAAACTGATTGATCCGGCTGAAGAAGCAGTTAAAATGCTTAAACGGTATTTGTCAGATAACCCTCAGAGACAGAAAGGCCGGCAAGAGTATTTTGTTACCGATTTGAGTAGTCGTTTTAAAGAAATTGCCAAGAATTGGTTGAAAGAGGATATCCAAATTAAAAAAGCCGACTTAAATTAAGGTCGGTTTTTTTATCTTGACTTTTTACTGAAAGTGGTATAAATTATACATTCTGAATGTTCCTTACATTAATGATCAACCTAAAGGAGAAAGAACCATGAATAAGCGGTTGTTGCTGGGTGTTGCCTTGTGTGTCGCTTCATTTATCTTAATCACTGGTTGCGATGATCGTCCGCCGGAATTTACCCTTCAGCCGCTTCCCCGCATTGTTAACCCGGGAAGCGAAGTGCAATTTATTTGTGATGCTGATCGGGCTTGGAGCTGGCAGTGGCAAAAAAACGGAGAGAATATCGTTAATGCCAATTCCAATATCTACATTATTCCTTCGGCGGTTATTGACGATGAGGGAAATTATGTTTGCGTCGTTGGTAATCCTCATGGGCAAATATTTTCTGTTATCGCCACATTGAAAGTCAATCGACCCCTAATCATAGTGGCTGAGCCTCAGGATATTGAAATTGAAGCGGGGCAAATGTTTGTTTTGAGGGTTCTAGTGATTGGCACTCAACCTTGGCGTTTTCAGTGGTATCAAGACGGCAGTTTATTACCTTGGGCCAACCTTAGCGATCTGACCGTATCGGCTGCTGACGCCAATCATGCCGGTAGTTATTTTTGCGTAGTTAATAATATCACTAATCAACCAGTCGTTTCGCGGATCGTCGCTGTAAAGATTATCGCTCAGGAAGGCGAAGGTGAAGGCGAAGGTGAAGGCGAAGGTGAAGGTGAAGGCGAAGGCGAAGGTGAAGGCGAAGGCGAAGGTGAAGGCGAAGATTTTTGCCTTAATACTAATGAAGGTGATGATCCCAGCGACCCCCTGCCGGAACCGCTTAGCAGTTTTTGTGCTTGCTATCAGAAAGTTTACGAAGCGCCACGGGCGATATTGGGTGACTATGGAAGTATTTTGGACTTGTTTGAACCAAATACTGCCGATGTCAATGGTAGCCTCTGGATTGACCAAAGAACTGACCCGGTAACCTATGATGCGACTGGCAATAACTACCTTGATTGCGTAATAGAACTCAAATTAGTGGAAATAGTGCTGAAGGATTCGGAATTTTGCTTGCCTAATGGTTTGAACCATAAGTTATTGCATTACGCTTGGAATTACAATGAAGAACGATTCGCCACTGACTTCGGTACTTATTGGCAATTAGCGTCATTAATTTTTCCCGGCCTGGAAGAGGTTTTGGCCGGCCATATGCTGATAGGCGACGGCCAAGCTGATTATTCGGTGGAAAAGTATATTTCCGGTACCGGGTCAATCGGTATGGTTTTGGGGATGGCTTTCATTTTTGGCGATAAAATACCGAATTGTCGGCTTAACTTGTCCCAGTATATGACTTTTCCTGAGTATTTTGCCCCTAGTGGCGACGCCGATGGCGACGGCTATACCAATAGTGAGGAATTTGCGACTTACGGGACTGTTCCCGATCTTTACGTGGCCAACGCCCTTGATCCGGAAATTCATCCGTAGAAAAATCCATAGAAAACATAGAATATTAATTAAACTCGTCATTTGGCGGGTTTTTTATTTATTCTTGACAAATGTGGATATTTTGTTAAGATTACCTATTAATATAGAACCTTGACAATTTAACAGTAGTAGGGCCTTGGTCCGCGTAAACAGGCAACAAAACCGGTTTAGCCGGAGAGAGGATGTATAATGCCAGCAGTGAAACAGCCGAAGCCATTACCCGTCAACCCCGAAGCCAAGATTTATGTTTTGGATACCAGCACGATTATTAATTCCGCCGGTATCATCGATATTTTGGGGGATAACGTTATTGTAGTTCCGATTTGGGTAATTGAAGAGCTGGACAATATGAAAAAGGGTGTCAGTGAAAAAGCCCGGATCGCTCGTAATTTTTCCAAGCTCATGGACAAATACCGCGAACAAGGCAAATTGACCGAGGGCGTAAAAACCCAAGCCGGTGGATTACTCTTTGTCTCTTGTGAAATGGCTGAATGGGGAGATTTGCCGGCTGGCATGCAGAATAACAATGACAATCGCATTGTCATGGTAGCTCGCAAGTGGTCTCTTGATTATCCTGAACGTCGTGTGGTTGTCCTTAGTTGCGATGTCAACCAGCGTATTAAGGCTGACGTGATGGGGGTAGAAGCGCAAAATTATCAGCACAATGAAACAAATTATTTATTGGATCGTTTGTATTCCGATATCACGCGGGTGGAATTGCTTGACAGCCAAGGTGGCTTTTTGGTTGAATTGCATCAAAAAGGATTTATCCCAGTAGCCAGCTTCAGCGATAGGCAATTGGACAACCTTCGTTCTAATGAGTGTTGTTATCTTTGTCTTGGAGACAAATCGGCCATGGTAATTTATAAACAGGGAGTTGGTTTTAACCTAGTACCTAAGCCGAAGCTTCAAGAACGGGACAAAACCGGAATAATCAAACCCGTCGGTCCTTATCAGGCTTTTGCTGCTGCCTTGTTGGCCGATGATGGTATTATAGGCGTCTCTTTTGACGGCGTTCCCGGAGCCGGTAAATCGGTTTTGCCGATTCATTACGCTCTAAAGGGTATTGCTGCCGGCAAGTATCAAGACTTAGTCGTCTTCCGACCCTATGATTTCAGAGGTATGGGATTTTTGAAGGGTGATGCCGAACAAAAGTTCGGTCCTTATACTGATGCTATAGTCAGTCGAATCAGCGAAGCCTTGCAATCGCTTCGGAATGAGGGATGCCAATTTTTTCAAGAGCGAGGTATCAATACGGTCAATGATTTGAAAACCAAGGGCTTTTTTGAAATACGGCCGATTGATTTTGTGGCCGGTGAAACCATTCTTAACTCAGTAGTGATAATTGATGAAGTCCAAAACTTTACCTGGTATGAAGCTTACCTGCTCTGTACCCGTCCCGGAGATGGTTGCAAGATCATTGTTAACGGCGATTTGAGCCAGATCAGGGATCGCGATCGAATGGAGGATAACGGATTGGTTTGGGTGATTAAGAAGAATATTGATCACCCGGCGGCGGCGCATTTGTCCTTGCGTAGCAATGTACGCAGGGGGCCGTCTTCTATCTACGCGTAACTAAAAAAGTGTCACTAACAGCTGTCGAAAATTTTCGGCAGCTTTTTTAATTTGACATATTTCTTGCGGCATCCTATGATGACCACATCAGCCCCGTCTCTTAACTGCAAATACAAAAGGAGGCAATTATGGCGATTAGCTCGATTTTAGTCGATACCAAGTTAGGGCAGAAAATAATGATTATTGAATCGTGTTTCTTGGCTACTATGCCGGATAACGTCCATGATTTAGTGTTCATTAATCTGAACGGCCGGTTGTTAGTGGAATGCACTTGCACCTTCAGTAATCTAATTTGCCGGCGTGAGCCCACGACAGCTGAAATCGAGATATTTGGGCGCCTGCGCAGTCATAATCATTCAACATAACCCTTCTCTTACAGGAGGGTTTTAAATTAA includes:
- a CDS encoding class I SAM-dependent methyltransferase is translated as MNRQKIRRVLDQTKDIYNRIAPDFSDTRSHWWKGFGDFAKYVRPGDRVLDLGCGNGRMAEIFTDSKVRYLGIDNSEELIKIAQERFKDKPWVKFEVGDITAFVIPSEVEKSFGNESDSSAPLRSGRNDKEDKRSGRNDKEDKRSSGNDNTKNGFDLVLLVAVLHHLPTKKLRLKVLENIHQALKPGGRLVMVNWNLWQIFGWKKKFRYWPYLFNWPEKIKCGVWGVSDAFVPWKPAGKETRRYIHSFTKGETRRLLRRAGFAIEELEFKAKGDNKKGIMYGDNLLSIAVKNGKM
- the murI gene encoding glutamate racemase, with product MIGIFDSGVGGLTVVKEIKKQLPDCSFVYLGDNARTPYGARSQETIQKYSCEIVDFLIGQGVTAIVVACNTASAFAGEMLQQKYQLPIFEVITPAATAAVRLTKGRVGVIGTRGTINSRAYERAIKSFNSEIEVKNAACPLFVPLIEEDWLNKPEIKTIARKYLYPLKCQEIDVLILGCTHYPLIKKIIADKIGRRVKLIDPAEEAVKMLKRYLSDNPQRQKGRQEYFVTDLSSRFKEIAKNWLKEDIQIKKADLN
- a CDS encoding DUF5661 family protein yields the protein MAQQKFTVEKAKAVGEQLGLDWSKFDVEQFRMGMDVELEHGTVGPATNVTNDDPLMTGKIALAHLNEFADYYTRLDEMEKSADEFWGKAE
- a CDS encoding DUF5698 domain-containing protein, translating into MKISIILFFVGAVEMLIVTLWTKAVTETKIWSSGAITVINILIWYYVVRTIVDNVDNWSLALLYALGCALGTMVGTYYYQVARKRIRKLRRQKQQKELDQKYDRRLA
- a CDS encoding immunoglobulin domain-containing protein; protein product: MNKRLLLGVALCVASFILITGCDDRPPEFTLQPLPRIVNPGSEVQFICDADRAWSWQWQKNGENIVNANSNIYIIPSAVIDDEGNYVCVVGNPHGQIFSVIATLKVNRPLIIVAEPQDIEIEAGQMFVLRVLVIGTQPWRFQWYQDGSLLPWANLSDLTVSAADANHAGSYFCVVNNITNQPVVSRIVAVKIIAQEGEGEGEGEGEGEGEGEGEGEGEGEGEGEDFCLNTNEGDDPSDPLPEPLSSFCACYQKVYEAPRAILGDYGSILDLFEPNTADVNGSLWIDQRTDPVTYDATGNNYLDCVIELKLVEIVLKDSEFCLPNGLNHKLLHYAWNYNEERFATDFGTYWQLASLIFPGLEEVLAGHMLIGDGQADYSVEKYISGTGSIGMVLGMAFIFGDKIPNCRLNLSQYMTFPEYFAPSGDADGDGYTNSEEFATYGTVPDLYVANALDPEIHP
- a CDS encoding PhoH family protein: MPAVKQPKPLPVNPEAKIYVLDTSTIINSAGIIDILGDNVIVVPIWVIEELDNMKKGVSEKARIARNFSKLMDKYREQGKLTEGVKTQAGGLLFVSCEMAEWGDLPAGMQNNNDNRIVMVARKWSLDYPERRVVVLSCDVNQRIKADVMGVEAQNYQHNETNYLLDRLYSDITRVELLDSQGGFLVELHQKGFIPVASFSDRQLDNLRSNECCYLCLGDKSAMVIYKQGVGFNLVPKPKLQERDKTGIIKPVGPYQAFAAALLADDGIIGVSFDGVPGAGKSVLPIHYALKGIAAGKYQDLVVFRPYDFRGMGFLKGDAEQKFGPYTDAIVSRISEALQSLRNEGCQFFQERGINTVNDLKTKGFFEIRPIDFVAGETILNSVVIIDEVQNFTWYEAYLLCTRPGDGCKIIVNGDLSQIRDRDRMEDNGLVWVIKKNIDHPAAAHLSLRSNVRRGPSSIYA